One Thermodesulfobacteriota bacterium genomic window carries:
- a CDS encoding Mut7-C RNAse domain-containing protein, whose translation MNEAAPRFLVDAMLGSVARDLRLLGYDAEYAGSAPDAALLGRCQREGRVLVTRDRELARRAGPLPHVAVEAPAPQEQTREVLRAIADRPAPAPFTRCLACNGILRAVSREAARAALPDHVAHAQERFLSCDRCDRTYWEGTHMARLQERLARLAGRGA comes from the coding sequence GTGAACGAGGCCGCGCCGCGCTTCCTGGTGGACGCCATGCTCGGAAGCGTAGCCCGGGACCTGCGCCTCCTGGGCTACGACGCCGAGTACGCCGGCAGCGCCCCGGACGCCGCCCTGCTCGGGCGGTGCCAGCGGGAGGGACGAGTCCTCGTCACCCGGGACCGGGAGCTCGCCCGCCGGGCCGGCCCCCTGCCCCACGTGGCCGTGGAGGCACCGGCGCCCCAGGAGCAGACCCGGGAGGTGCTGCGCGCCATCGCAGACCGGCCCGCCCCCGCCCCCTTCACCCGCTGTCTGGCCTGCAACGGCATCCTCCGCGCCGTGTCGCGGGAAGCAGCCCGAGCCGCCCTCCCGGACCACGTCGCCCACGCCCAGGAGCGCTTCCTCTCCTGCGACCGCTGCGACCGCACCTACTGGGAAGGCACCCACATGGCCCGCTTGCAGGAACGCCTGGCGCGGCTGGCGGGGCGGGGGGCGTAG
- the def gene encoding peptide deformylase, whose translation MAVLEILQFPHPVLRERAQEIRRIDEEVHRLARSMIETMHRAPGIGLAANQVGVPSRLIVVDLSAGEKPGEALVLVNPEILCKEGSLQLEEGCLSVPELRENVTRCQRVVVRGLDLEGRRVEIEGEDLLAVALQHEIDHLDGVLFLDHLSQLKRSRYVARQRKAAAVARPAP comes from the coding sequence ATGGCGGTACTCGAGATCCTCCAGTTTCCCCACCCGGTGCTGCGCGAGCGCGCGCAGGAGATCCGGCGGATCGACGAGGAGGTCCACCGGCTGGCCCGGTCCATGATCGAGACCATGCACCGGGCGCCGGGCATCGGGCTGGCCGCCAACCAGGTGGGGGTGCCCTCGCGCCTCATCGTGGTGGATCTGTCGGCGGGGGAGAAGCCCGGCGAAGCCCTGGTGCTCGTCAACCCCGAGATTCTGTGCAAGGAGGGGTCGCTGCAGCTGGAGGAGGGGTGCCTCTCGGTGCCGGAACTGAGGGAGAACGTGACCCGATGCCAGAGGGTGGTGGTCCGGGGGCTCGACCTGGAGGGGCGGCGGGTGGAGATCGAGGGGGAGGATCTCCTGGCGGTGGCGCTCCAGCACGAGATCGACCACCTGGACGGCGTGCTCTTCCTCGATCACCTGAGCCAGCTCAAGCGAAGCCGTTACGTGGCCCGCCAGAGAAAGGCGGCGGCCGTGGCCCGCCCGGCCCCCTGA
- the fmt gene encoding methionyl-tRNA formyltransferase, protein MAPSGPLIFLGTSSFAVPSLEALAAAGEDVRLVVTQPDRPRGRGQHTEATPVRAAAERLGLPLFQPARVNDHEAVAELARLAPEVLVVVAYGQLLRAALLALPRRGAVNLHPSLLPRHRGPSPVAWTILSGDAEAGNSTMLLDEGMDTGPVLLQESVPVGPEATRGELEEVLARTGGGLLVRTLRGLRDGTVYPVPQDEARATASRLLTRELRILSWERPAEEVRRVVHALSPQPGALAAVGGRLVKVLRVREAAAAGPPGRVLELRREGPVVACGGGAVVWLEVQPEGKRAMSGADFARGGGVAAGQHLEAPPHG, encoded by the coding sequence GTGGCGCCGAGCGGCCCCCTGATCTTTCTCGGGACGTCCTCGTTTGCCGTGCCCAGCCTCGAGGCCCTGGCGGCGGCCGGCGAGGACGTGCGCCTGGTCGTCACCCAGCCCGACCGCCCCCGGGGGCGGGGGCAGCACACCGAAGCGACCCCGGTAAGGGCCGCCGCCGAGCGCCTGGGACTTCCCCTCTTCCAACCGGCCCGGGTCAACGACCACGAGGCCGTGGCGGAGCTCGCCCGCCTGGCGCCGGAGGTCCTCGTGGTGGTGGCCTACGGCCAGCTGCTGCGGGCAGCGCTGCTGGCGTTGCCCCGCCGGGGCGCCGTGAATCTGCACCCGAGCCTGCTCCCGCGCCACCGGGGGCCGTCGCCGGTGGCCTGGACGATCCTCTCGGGGGACGCCGAGGCGGGCAACTCCACCATGCTCTTGGACGAAGGCATGGACACGGGGCCCGTGCTCCTGCAAGAGTCCGTGCCCGTCGGGCCCGAGGCGACCCGGGGCGAGCTGGAGGAGGTTCTGGCCCGCACGGGAGGCGGCCTCCTCGTCCGCACCCTTCGCGGGCTGCGGGACGGCACGGTCTACCCGGTGCCCCAGGACGAGGCCCGAGCCACCGCAAGCCGCCTGCTCACCCGGGAGCTTCGGATCCTCTCCTGGGAACGCCCCGCCGAAGAGGTCCGCCGGGTGGTCCACGCCCTCTCGCCCCAGCCCGGGGCCCTGGCGGCGGTGGGGGGCAGGCTGGTCAAGGTGCTCCGGGTGCGGGAGGCGGCGGCCGCGGGCCCCCCGGGCCGGGTGCTCGAGCTGCGGCGCGAAGGGCCGGTGGTCGCGTGCGGCGGGGGCGCCGTGGTCTGGCTGGAGGTGCAGCCCGAGGGGAAGCGGGCCATGAGCGGCGCAGACTTT